Proteins encoded by one window of Arachis ipaensis cultivar K30076 chromosome B04, Araip1.1, whole genome shotgun sequence:
- the LOC107637196 gene encoding uncharacterized protein LOC107637196, with product MSVDALGRLCELLKVQGGLRDECRVSIPEQVITFLIILAHHKKNRTLQVRFYRSGETISRYFNKVLSSVIRVQSLLFAKAVPVPDDCIDPRWKWFKGCLGALDGTYIDVTVPEKDKSRYRTRKEDTLLEEEQVLIGDDHSGNEDGDDDMIESIEGSNDWTAWRDNLANEMYNDSRNSRIN from the exons ATGAGCGTAGATGCATTAGGAAGATTGTGTGAGTTACTAAAAGTTCAAGGTGGATTAAGAGATGAATGTCGTGTAAGTATACCTGAACAAGTGATTACGTTTTTAATAATACTAGCTCATCATAAAAAGAATCGCACGCTTCAAGTTAGATTTTATAGGTCAGGAGAAACAATAAGTAGGTATTTCAACAAGGTGTTATCCTCAGTCATACGTGTCCAAAGTCTATTGTTTGCAAAAGCTGTTCCTGTTCCAGATGACTGCATAGATCCCAGATGGAAATGGTTTAAG GGTTGTCTAGGAGCATTAGATGGAACATATATAGATGTGACTGTCCCTGAAAAAGATAAATCAAGATACCGAACAAGAAAAG AGGACACACTTCTTGAAGAGGAGCAAGTGCTTATTGGAGATGATCATAGTGGTAACGAAGATGGCGATGATGACATGATTGAGAGCATAGAGGGCAGCAACGATTGGACTGCTTGGCGAGACAATTTAGCAAACGAAATGTACAATGATTCCCGAAATTCCCGAATCAATTAG
- the LOC107635194 gene encoding TPR repeat-containing protein ZIP4, producing the protein MRIAEISSPELRPSPPDKTDTYHRLIPKIESTIKQLEAQSASGKSSLGTTSAAAIELRQLVTQLTQFAPFPNSLVLQIWKLSYRLWNACVDISNTAAATIRSSASENHAELRHIAADFLSIAGDVSGVPSPAIKTASFYHKTGLIWHNLRRFDLASKCFERATDLLSKLDVSSISDAGERKLLLDLNLARSRTAWEIRDLNLAVALLNRSKSLLFGSCTHYIELAKQCMEFGKQSLSRSNEEEKESGYNGLGEALKLMNEALEVLEKGLCAARTREEKLELRGLRYKALRFIAAIHLQKEEFESVIKCVKVLRDSNDGGDDHPSISVLAMKAWLGLGRHGEAERELRGMVIDKGIPEGVWVSAVEAYFASAGTAGAETAKGVFLGLLGRCHVSASAAVRVAHRVAVNGGGEGGRVRAKVVAELVSDERVVALFAGKEADKDKVAMHAILWNCAADNFQSKDYETSAELFEKSMLYIPYDTENRILRAKGFRVLCLCYLGLMRLDRAQEYINEAEKLEPNVVCAFLKFKIYLQKNDHQGAIAQIEAMTACLDFQPDFLSLSSHEAVACHALPVAVASLSSMLNLYTSGKSMPTTEVTVLRTLVTVLSQEPGNEQQVLKFLKHAHTRASDLGPDCFFGKEEVGRRERNWFAVTSWNLGSKTGKDKNYDLSAEFLRLASDFYALLEGSTENNIMVCKSLVLSVSSMVALEFQREAAMSENEVKRAVPLLERAGQMLKSITAGNSLSDDQDTIDPELFFIYTFCAYDIQGRLNDLGSQLLSVRSFANSKACKPHHLLQIGLYASQGVRSNHEVATFALNECLSSFLSSSTPDYQNVALVVRKLIAIASIHKGDTDDDLVYGMYKQAYRIMVGLKEDEYPVEEGKWLAMTAWNRAAVPVRLGQIELGKKWMTVGLDIAKHVSGMDAYKACMEDLLGTLEKKP; encoded by the exons ATGAGAATCGCCGAGATCTCATCGCCGGAGCTCAGGCCAAGTCCCCCTGACAAAACCGACACTTACCACCGACTCATCCCCAAAATTGAGTCCACCATCAAGCAACTCGAAGCCCAATCTGCCTCCGGAAAATCATCACTGGGAACAACCTCCGCCGCCGCAATCGAGCTCAGGCAACTCGTGACTCAGCTGACTCAATTCGCTCCGTTTCCCAACTCCCTCGTGCTCCAGATCTGGAAGCTCAGCTACCGCCTCTGGAACGCTTGCGTCGACATCTCCAACACCGCCGCCGCCACCATCCGCTCATCCGCCTCAGAAAACCATGCCGAACTCCGGCACATAGCAGCTGACTTCCTTTCCATCGCCGGCGACGTATCCGGCGTCCCTTCTCCGGCGATAAAGACGGCCTCGTTCTACCATAAAACCGGCCTGATCTGGCACAACCTCCGAAGGTTCGACCTCGCCTCTAAATGCTTCGAGAGAGCTACGGATCTTCTCTCGAAGCTCGACGTCTCTTCGATCTCTGACGCCGGAGAGCGAAAACTGCTCCTAGATCTGAACCTCGCTCGTTCCCGAACCGCGTGGGAGATTCGGGACCTGAATCTCGCGGTTGCGCTTCTGAATCGAAGCAAAAGCTTGCTCTTCGGTTCCTGCACTCACTACATCGAGCTCGCGAAGCAATGCATGGAGTTTGGGAAGCAATCGCTCTCGAGAAGCaacgaagaagagaaagaaagcgGTTATAACGGTTTGGGCGAAGCGTTGAAGTTGATGAACGAGGCGTTGGAGGTTTTAGAGAAGGGATTGTGTGCGGCGAGAACACGGGAAGAGAAGTTGGAACTGAGAGGGTTGAGGTATAAGGCTTTGAGGTTCATTGCGGCGATTCATTtgcaaaaagaagagtttgagagtGTGATTAAGTGTGTAAAGGTTCTGAGAGATTCCAATGATGGCGGTGATGATCACCCTAGCATTTCGGTTTTGGCTATGAAGGCTTGGTTAGGGTTGGGGAGGCACGGAGAAGCGGAGAGGGAGCTGAGGGGGATGGTGATTGATAAGGGGATTCCGGAAGGGGTTTGGGTTTCAGCCGTGGAGGCCTATTTTGCTTCGGCGGGAACTGCAGGGGCAGAGACGGCAAAAGGGGTGTTCTTGGGGCTGTTAGGTAGGTGCCATGTTAGTGCCAGCGCAGCGGTGCGGGTGGCACATAGGGTGGCTGTAAATGGTGGTGGTGAAGGGGGTAGGGTGAGGGCTAAGGTGGTTGCTGAGCTGGTTTCTGATGAAAGGGTGGTGGCACTCTTTGCTGGGAAGGAAGCTGATAAGGATAAAGTGGCAATGCATGCGATTCTATGGAATTG TGCTGCTGATAATTTTCAATCAAAAGATTATGAGACAAGTGCAGAACTCTTTGAAAAATCAATGCTGTATATTCCGTATGATACAGAGAACAGAATACTTCGAGCCAAAGGCTTTAGAGTTTTGTGTCTCTGCTACCTTGGTCTCATGCGGCTTGATCGTGCTCAAGAATACATAAATGAGGCTGAAAAG CTTGAGCCCAACGTTGTTTGTGCTTTTCTTAAG TTCAAAATTTATCTCCAGAAGAATGACCACCAAGGTGCTATTGCTCAAATCGAAGCGATGACTGCATGCCTTGACTTTCAACCAGATTTTCTGTCACTTTCATCCCATGAAGCTGTTGCTTGCCATGCTCTTCCTGTTGCTGTTGCTTCTTTATCAAGTATGCTAAATTTATACACTTCAGGGAAGTCCATGCCAACAACAGAAGTAACAGTCCTTCGCACCTTGGTAACAGTCCTCTCTCAAGAACCAGGCAATGAGCAACAAGTCCTCAAATTCTTAAAACACGCTCATACCCGGGCATCTGATCTTGGTCCTGATTGTTTCTTTGGAAAAGAAGAGGTTGGAAGACGGGAACGGAATTGGTTTGCTGTGACTTCCTGGAACCTTGGTTCAAAAACAGGGAAGGATAAGAACTATGACTTATCTGCTGAGTTCTTAAGATTGGCATCAGATTTTTATGCCCTACTTGAAGGGTCCACTGAGAACAATATCATGGTTTGTAAGTCACTAGTACTTTCTGTATCATCaatggtagctttagaatttcaAAGGGAGGCTGCTATGTCAGAAAATGAAGTCAAGCGAGCTGTACCATTGCTAGAAAGAGCCGGGCAG ATGCTGAAGTCAATTACAGCTGGGAACTCACTCAGCGATGATCAAGATACCATTGATCCTGAACTTTTTTTCATATACACTTTCTGTGCTTATGACATACAAGGCAGGCTGAATGATTTAGGTTCACAACTCCTCAGTGTGAGAAGTTTCGCCAATTCAAAGGCCTGCAAACCCCACCACCTCCTTCAGATAGGCCTCTATGCCTCCCAGGGTGTGCGGTCGAATCATGAAGTAGCCACCTTTGCTCTAAATGAGTGCCTCTCATCTTTCCTTTCATCATCGACTCCAGATTATCAAAACGTTGCCCTTGTTGTTCGCAAGCTTATAGCCATCGCCAGCATTCACAAGGGCGATACAGACGATGATCTTGTGTATGGCATGTACAAACAAGCATACCGGATAATGGTTGGTTTGAAGGAAGATGAGTATCCAGTTGAAGAAGGAAAATGGCTAGCTATGACTGCATGGAACCGAGCAGCAGTGCCAGTGCGGTTGGGTCAGATTGAATTGGGCAAGAAATGGATGACTGTTGGCTTAGACATTGCAAAGCATGTTTCGGGGATGGATGCTTACAAAGCATGCATGGAAGATCTCCTTGGCACATTGGAAAAGAAACCTTGA
- the LOC107635196 gene encoding rhodanese-like domain-containing protein 4A, chloroplastic gives MDSPSLFLSSYPLFNKNHPKTQKFPTFKASSLLSNHHTPHSSPQSSTSSPQPCKNISFSTLQTHSPSSLQNLLFPQNLLSKSCFSLTVIDLFASLPSLADEAAASSPLVESDAGKINLEEILVSIDNFFNRYPFFVAGVTFIWLVVIPIAQEYFRKYKFVSAIDAFRKLRDDPDSQLLDIRDRKNVKFLGSPNLKLLNKEAVKVEFTEGNEDGFVKKVLGRFKEPPNTVLCVLDSFDGNSLKAAELLFKNGFKEVYAIRGGVRGQQGWMAIQDSLLPPSVHIKRRKKKKASQEVGANGNGAIQQNDSNYESASTPDIPADGNQEKENGHVKRSEESVPEGKISSVVSSSPYPNYPDLKPPSSPTPSKPQ, from the exons ATGGATTCACCATCTCTATTCCTCTCCTCTTATCCACTCTTCAACAAAAACCACCCTAAAACCCAGAAATTCCCCACCTTCAAAGCCTCCTCTTTACTCTCAAACCATCACACACCACACTCTTCACCCCAATCCTCTACATCTTCTCCTCAACCCTGCAAGAATATATCATTTTCCACACTCCAAACCCATTCTCCTAGCTCACTTCAAAACCTTCTCTTTCCCCAAAATCTCTTATCAAAATCTTGCTTTTCATTAACTGTGATTGACCTCTTTGCTTCTCTTCCATCCCTTGCTGACGAAGCTGCAGCATCATCCCCTTTAGTTGAGTCAGATGCAGGCAAAATCAACTTGGAAGAAATTCTGGTCTCCATTGATAATTTCTTCAACAGATACCCATTTTTTGTTGCTGGGGTTACCTTCATTTGGCTTGTTGTTATACCAATTGCACAAGAGTATTTCAGGAAGTACAAGTTTGTGTCAGCCATTGATGCTTTCAGGAAACTAAGGGATGACCCTGATTCGCAACTCTTGGATATCAGGGACAGAAAGAATGTGAAGTTTTTGGGGTCCCCCAACTTGAAACTGTTGAATAAGGAAGCGGTGAAGGTTGAGTTCACAGAGGGAAACGAAGATGGGTTTGTGAAGAAGGTTTTGGGGAGATTCAAGGAACCTCCAAAcactgttctctgtgttttggaCAG TTTTGACGGTAATTCATTGAAAGCTGCTGAGTTGCTATTCAAGAATGGCTTCAAAGAGGTCTATGCGATCAGAGGTGGAGTTAGAGGACAGCAAGGGTGGATG GCTATACAGGATAGCCTTTTGCCGCCATCAGTGCACattaaaagaaggaagaagaaaaaagctTCACAAGAAGTCGGTGCAAATGGAAATGGAGCCATTCAGCAAAATGATAGTAATTATGAGAGCGCCTCAACCCCTGATATTCCTGCAGATGGAAATCAAGAAAAAGAGAATGGTCATGTGAAAAGGTCTGAAGAGTCTGTTCCAGAAGGGAAAATCAGTTCAGTAGTTTCTTCCTCTCCCTATCCCAAT TACCCAGATTTGAAGCCACCATCATCACCAACTCCTTCAAAGCCACAATAG